The genomic DNA GATACATTCCAAACGGGCACGTGGCGGATTCACGCTGATTGAGTTATTGGTGGTCATTGCCATCATCGCAATTCTGGCCGGCTTGCTTCTGCCAGCTTTGGCGAAGGCCAAGGAAAAGGCGCAACGCACCGCCTGTATCAATAACAATAAGCAATTGGGGTTGGCGGTGCAGATGTATGCCAACGATAACCGGGATTATCTGCCCTATCCAAACTGGGGCGGTGTATATCAGGGATGGCTCTATAAGCCGATGGGAGGACTGCCTCCAACCATTCCTGTGCTAAGTCCCGTGCTGGCGTACCAGGACGGATTGCTTTGGCCATTTATCAACAACATCAATGTTTACAAATGCCCAACGGATAAAACTAACACCGCGGCTTATGCTCAACGTGCGGACAAGCTATCGACCTACACGATGGCGGGAGTGGTGTGCGGATGGGGAAGTCTCAGCCCGAGCACTTACAAACTGGCATCACTTCGACAGGATGCTTTTCTAATGTGGGAGCCAGATGAGCAGCTTTATTATCAAGTTAACGGTACTTACGGAGCGTATAATGACGCCGGCAATGAACCCGACAAAGGGTGTGGGCTCGGTCGCTCACACATCAAAGGCGGTGTAATTCTTGGTATGAGCGGTCAGGTGCTGTTCTTGAAGTTTGAGACGTTCAATGCGGCGCTGAATGAAAAGCCAGGGCCACTGTGGTGCAATCCGGCGTCCCCGACGGGAGAACGGTAAGGCAATTCCAGATCACTTGTCCTGCTTGGTGAGTTTGGAGTCGGCTGAAGGTTTGGTGCCGTAAGCCAGCCGTGCCTTTTCAGCATCGGTGGCGCTGATGCCGTTGTCGCCCCATTGACCGATTACTTTGTCGTATTCCTTGCCTAAGGGAGCAATCACAACGCAAGGACTACTGCCGTCCCCATCCTTGCATTCGGATTCGCATTTGGAGGTCCAACAGGTCCGGTAATGCATGATGGAGCGATAATCGTAGGCGGTGGTGCTGACAATCCAGTTGGTTTTGGGAATCCAATCGTAGTCTGATTGACGGCCTTCCTTGATGTTCTCGTAATGGATGGTGACATGGCTGTCGCGGTCCCAGCGGGCATGTTCGTGGAAGAAGCCGAGGACATGGCCGAGCTCGTGCGCGGGCATCCAATCGCCCTGACGCCACCAGAAGGAGGTGATGTTGATGTCGGCACGAGCGCCTTTTTGAAAACCAACCAGGCTCGTGTTGTTTCCAGAGTTGGTTTGGCCGGTGAAATTGACGTATTCAGTTTCAGTGGTATGCGGGATGAAAGTGATGCGTGCGCCGGTGTCCATCCATCGGTTCATGGCGGCTTTGGCGGTTACCTGCTGGGCTTCGCTGAGTTTCGAAATATCATATGGGATGATGCCACCGGGCCAGGGAATGGGTTTTGCCGAAACAGCATCCACATGCGCAGGATTGGAATCAGCGGCGGAGGCAAATCGGGCGGCGAAAAAGAGAGCAATGAAATAAAGGCGCCAGGCGGTTGTGGCCATGGCCAGATTAAATATGGAGTGGAGGAGGTAGGAAAGCCTGGATTTTATGAAACGTCGCGGTGTGGAGTGTTTCGGTTGCCGGTGTTGTGGTGAACATTGTGCGCGCTTGAGACGCCAAACTGAGAAAGTCAGTGGGTTGGTCACGCAGATATATTTTTCATTTTGTACATCAGAGAGTAGGTTTTAATATGAATGGTGATAATTCTCAAAGAGGGCAGGGTAATCGTGGCCAACTCAGCGAACAGGTAGCGGGAACTGAGGGGCAAGTTGGCGAGCAGGAACATGATCCGCTGGAAGACATTGTGAGGGGGGAAGACGCGTCGGCACTGCTGCAGCATGAAATGCGGGCCTGGCCGCGGCCGGAGCGGGAAGTGTTCGAACTCTATTACGTGGAGGGCATGGAAACCGAGCAAATCGAGATGGTTACGGGCTACGCATTGAATGTAGTTCAGGAAAGTCTCGCGTCGGTTCGAGAGAAGCTGCAAAAACTATCGGTAGTCGCATGATTTTAGCGTGAGCGCGGGCGCACTCACGCACTCTTTGATTAAACAAGCCGGAACATGTAACGAATGGGAGGGTGTAGCGGCTATTTGCGGGGCGCACGGGCGGCGCGGAAGATGCGGAGCACGCCGTAATCAAACCGGTTATCGAGCATTTCGCAAACGCCGGTGAGGTTGGTCCAACCGAATTTGGCGAAGGCTGTGGCAATCTCCTGTTGTTCGGCACTGGTCAGGAGGCGATCCAATGAGACGGATTCACCAGCGTCGATGGCCGTGGCAAGGTGCGAGTAAATGGTTCCCGTTGTGAATCCGCGCTGCACTGCGATTTCCGCAACGCTCTGGCCGTCGCGGAAGCGTTTCAAAGTTTCGCGGGTCGTGTCATTGACTCGGGATCGGGCGGCGGTTGGTGCGGTCGCGGTAAAAGAATCGTCCGCAAAGATTTGACGCGCATTGGTCGCGAGGTGTGCGGCGATTTCGCCAAGGAAGGACTCGCCGAATTCCCGGAGTTTCTTCTCCCCCACGCCACTGATGCGAGCGAACTCCTTTTCACTTTGCGGATAATTGCGGGCCATTTGCCGGAGCGCGACGTCGGAAAAGATGATGTAGGAGGGGACATCGCGTTCGTTGGCAAGGCGTTTGCGCAATGCGCGGAGACGCTCGAACAAGCTTTCATCACAGGCGATTTCACCGGCCTGATGCGCTTGCTTTGCCGGTGCCGTGATCGGCCGTGAAAGCTGGACTGTGCCGCGTTGTTTTAAGAATTTGCGACCTTCGGCAGTGATCTGAATTACTGGAAATTTGTCCTTCGTTTGTTCCAGAAATCCGAGCCGGACGAGTTCCCGTCCAATCGCTCCCCACTCCGCACGCCCGACATCCCGTCCAATGCCGTAAGTGGAGAGCTGGGTGTGGCCCCAACGACGAATTTTCTCGGTATCCGCGCCGGTGAGCACCTCGGTGATGTGGTTTAGGCCGACGCCGAAACCGCTCTTTTCGCGCACCCGGAAGACACAGGAAAGAAATTTCTGCGCCACCAAGGTGCCGTCAAAAGTGTCGCGCGGTGAAAGGCAGTTGTCGCAGGCCTCGCAATTGGCCACAGGGAATTCCTCACCGAAATAATCGAGCAAGGAGGCCCGACGGCAGGAGGCAATCTCCGCGTAATGCACCATTTGTTGCAATTGCTCGCGCGCAAGCTGCTGCTCGTGCGGATCCGTCTTTTCGTTGATGAAGCCAGTTTGCTTGACCACATCGCCAGGGCTGAACAGCAGGAGGCACTCGCTGGGCAGACCATCACGCCCGGCGCGTCCGGTTTCCTGATAGTAACCTTCGACGTTCTTGGGCAAGTCGTAATGGATCACGAAGCGAACATTCGGCTTGTTGATCCCCATGCCAAAGGCAATGGTCGCACAGACCACACGGACCTCGTCGCGGAGAAACAATTCCTGATTCCTCGACCGCTCTTCACCAGGCAGGCCGGCATGGTATGGGCGAGCGGAAACGCCATCTTCATTCAGCTTCTGAGCCACGCTTTCGGCGGTTTTGCGCGAATGGCAATAGACAATGCCGCTTTCTCTTGGCCGGGCACGTATAAAGGACAGTGTTTGTTCGTAAGCTCCGCTTTTGGCATGGACGCGATAAGTGAGGTTCGGTCGATTGAAGCTGGCGACAAAGATCTGTGGTTCGCGGAGGGAGAGAGCTCTGATGATATCCTCGCGTACTCGTTCAGTGGCCGTGGCGGTGAGGGCCATGAATGGCACTTCCGGGAACAGTTCGCGCAGTTTGGAGATTGCGCGGTACTCAGGACGAAAGTCGTGTCCCCATTCGCTGACGCAATGGGCCTCATCAATCGCGAACAAATTAACATTCCAGCGTCGCAAGTCTTCGAGAAAGCCCGACAACATCAGACGTTCTGGCGCCACGTAGAGCAGGCGAAATTCGCCCTTGTGCAATCCGCGCAGGCGGGGCGTTGATTCGCCAGCCTCAAGCGATGAATTGAGGAATGTTGCCGGGGCTCCGCTCGCCGTTAGCGCGTCCACCTGATCCTTCATTAACGCAATCAGGGGCGAGATGACCACCGTCAGCCCAGGACGGACGAGTGCGGGAAGTTGGAAACAGAGTGATTTGCCTCCTCCAGTCGGGAGCAGCGCGAAGACATCCTTACCTGCCAACGTGTCGAGGATGATTTCCTCCTGCAAAGGGCGGAAGGAACTGAAGCCGAAGTATTGCTTCAGTGTGGGCAAAAGCTGAGGCGATCCCTTGTCGCGCGTATCCATCATTCGTTTGAGTTTGTCATAACGAGGATGGATAATCAATGCAGAGCACCATTAGCGGAGGCAGGTCAATGTTTGGCCTGCCTGGTAGCATCGGTCAGATTTTTGTTTTCCTTGAAGGTCAGTGACACGGAATTGAGGCAGAAGCGAAGATGGGTAGGTTTGGGGCCATCATTGAACACGTGGCCCAGGTGTGCATCGCACCGGGCGCAGAGAATTTCTGTGCGTTGCATTCCGTAACTCAAATCTTCCTTCGTGATCACGTTTTCCCCGGCAACAGGTTGAAAAAAGCTCGGCCATCCGGTGCCAGAATCGAATTTCGCTTCGGAGGTAAACAATGGCAGGCCGCAGCAGACACAGGAATAAATACCTGGCTTGTGGTTGTCATAGAACACGCCGCAAAACGCGGGTTCAGTTCCTTTGCCACGGGCGATTTTGTACTGTTCAGCCGTCAACTGCTTGCGCCATTCCGCATCGGTTTTGATTACTTTTGGGACGGCTTCTTTGGGACCTAATTGTCCCTTGTCGTCCAAAAGACGAACCTCAACCGTTGGGATTTGATTTGTCTGCCCTCCGGCTGCGAATGGCGAATTGGAATCTGCGGCGCAGGCGATCAGAGTGAAACCGATGCCAAGGACGAGGCTTAAAATCAGATAGGACATGGTCATAGTAATTTCCTTTTCACAACGGGCTCATTGTTCAGTCAGGACATCGAAACGGATGCTTTACTGAGCCGAACCTTATAATTTATTCTTCACCAAACTTGCTCCAGTTCAAGGGGAATACTGCAGATATTACGTGGGGGGGACGTTGTTTCTGTTGCAACCACGGAACAATGGAACGCGTCTGGCAGCCTACCTGAGAGAAAGTGCTTTACGGGTGGACTGAATCCTTTTGCGTGTGGAACTGGAGCGGGTGAAGGGAATCGAACCCTCGTGTCAAAAGTGGCTTAAAGTGGTGCAAAATTCGCAATAGAGA from Pedosphaera parvula Ellin514 includes the following:
- a CDS encoding M12 family metallopeptidase, yielding MATTAWRLYFIALFFAARFASAADSNPAHVDAVSAKPIPWPGGIIPYDISKLSEAQQVTAKAAMNRWMDTGARITFIPHTTETEYVNFTGQTNSGNNTSLVGFQKGARADINITSFWWRQGDWMPAHELGHVLGFFHEHARWDRDSHVTIHYENIKEGRQSDYDWIPKTNWIVSTTAYDYRSIMHYRTCWTSKCESECKDGDGSSPCVVIAPLGKEYDKVIGQWGDNGISATDAEKARLAYGTKPSADSKLTKQDK
- the msrB gene encoding peptide-methionine (R)-S-oxide reductase MsrB encodes the protein MTMSYLILSLVLGIGFTLIACAADSNSPFAAGGQTNQIPTVEVRLLDDKGQLGPKEAVPKVIKTDAEWRKQLTAEQYKIARGKGTEPAFCGVFYDNHKPGIYSCVCCGLPLFTSEAKFDSGTGWPSFFQPVAGENVITKEDLSYGMQRTEILCARCDAHLGHVFNDGPKPTHLRFCLNSVSLTFKENKNLTDATRQAKH
- the recQ gene encoding DNA helicase RecQ; translation: MMDTRDKGSPQLLPTLKQYFGFSSFRPLQEEIILDTLAGKDVFALLPTGGGKSLCFQLPALVRPGLTVVISPLIALMKDQVDALTASGAPATFLNSSLEAGESTPRLRGLHKGEFRLLYVAPERLMLSGFLEDLRRWNVNLFAIDEAHCVSEWGHDFRPEYRAISKLRELFPEVPFMALTATATERVREDIIRALSLREPQIFVASFNRPNLTYRVHAKSGAYEQTLSFIRARPRESGIVYCHSRKTAESVAQKLNEDGVSARPYHAGLPGEERSRNQELFLRDEVRVVCATIAFGMGINKPNVRFVIHYDLPKNVEGYYQETGRAGRDGLPSECLLLFSPGDVVKQTGFINEKTDPHEQQLAREQLQQMVHYAEIASCRRASLLDYFGEEFPVANCEACDNCLSPRDTFDGTLVAQKFLSCVFRVREKSGFGVGLNHITEVLTGADTEKIRRWGHTQLSTYGIGRDVGRAEWGAIGRELVRLGFLEQTKDKFPVIQITAEGRKFLKQRGTVQLSRPITAPAKQAHQAGEIACDESLFERLRALRKRLANERDVPSYIIFSDVALRQMARNYPQSEKEFARISGVGEKKLREFGESFLGEIAAHLATNARQIFADDSFTATAPTAARSRVNDTTRETLKRFRDGQSVAEIAVQRGFTTGTIYSHLATAIDAGESVSLDRLLTSAEQQEIATAFAKFGWTNLTGVCEMLDNRFDYGVLRIFRAARAPRK
- a CDS encoding sigma-70 family RNA polymerase sigma factor encodes the protein MNGDNSQRGQGNRGQLSEQVAGTEGQVGEQEHDPLEDIVRGEDASALLQHEMRAWPRPEREVFELYYVEGMETEQIEMVTGYALNVVQESLASVREKLQKLSVVA
- a CDS encoding type II secretion system protein codes for the protein MKPIHSKRARGGFTLIELLVVIAIIAILAGLLLPALAKAKEKAQRTACINNNKQLGLAVQMYANDNRDYLPYPNWGGVYQGWLYKPMGGLPPTIPVLSPVLAYQDGLLWPFINNINVYKCPTDKTNTAAYAQRADKLSTYTMAGVVCGWGSLSPSTYKLASLRQDAFLMWEPDEQLYYQVNGTYGAYNDAGNEPDKGCGLGRSHIKGGVILGMSGQVLFLKFETFNAALNEKPGPLWCNPASPTGER